The nucleotide window TTTGATTTGTGATTCGAACGAGAGTGATTCGGTCGAACTCACGCCGTCGATCTCGTACCGAACCGAATCGTACACCAGCACCGAATCCCCAGTATTCTGAACGTCAAGGGTCAGGTCAGAGAGTTCCGGGGTATCGCTGTTATCGTTCCCGAACACGGTCGTGTCCACACTATTGATTTGAGCACTCGGGCCGTCGAATTCTTGACTACTGCTCGCCGTGACAGAATTTCCAGCACTAGTTAGTTCGAGTTTTACCGTCTCCTCGCCGCCATTGCTGATGAACAACGCGGAGCCAGCACCCCAGCTATCATCCACAATCTCGTACTCTTCGGTCTCACCGCCAGCGAGCGATTGGATAGTCTGACTTTCCTTCACTTCATGACCGTTGACTATCAGGCTTGCAGAGAAGTCGGTGGCAACATCACCGTTGTTCGACAGGGTAAATGTCGCACTAGTGAGCCGCCCATTCTCCCACACGGGAGTGAACGAATCGATACTGAGACTTGCTGAGGAGATTTCACGAGTGAACTCTTGGGTCGTGAACCCAGATGGGGAGTTCGCAATCGCCTGAAGTTGAATTTCTCCCGACGTCTCTGGTTCGTAGATCGTTCCGCTGTAATGCGTAATCTCGTACTGGACGCTCTGTCCGGGTGAAATAGACTCGTTGTACGTCGAGGCAAGTACTTCGTCACCACGCTGGATACCCGCCCACGCTGAAGCCGTGAGGTCGCCTTGGTTTTCGACGGTTACCCGTGTCGATTCTAGCGATCCACCCTCCCAAACGGGTTCGACGTTCGTGATTGCCAAGTCGGGCCCCTCAAATGTCTTTGTGAACGAACTGGAGAGTTCATCTGCGGATGTAGTGACCGTGACCGAACCGTGGACCTCACCGGCTGAGTGGATCGAGACTTTTCCGTAGGACGGAGTGATCGAGAATGACTCCGTCTCACCGGGCATGACCCAGACGTACGGACTCGACTGCATTTCCGAGTCTCGAGCGTTGACGACCGCCTCAGAGATCTTCACGGGGAAATCACCGTTGTTGTTCACCGTTACGTTGACTCGTTGAAGTGTGTTCCCAGACCAAGCTGCTTCCGTAGTCGTGATTGTGGGTGACGCACCTTCGTAGGAGGCAGTCTTTGTCGACTTTGTCTCACCACCCTGCTGGAGGATAATCGTGTAATTTCCCGGACGGGGGTCAACGAGACTGAACGCCGCCACTTCTTGATCCGGCTCCAGCGTCGTCTTTTGGATCACTTGGCCGGACGGTCCCTCAAGGAGAGCGTCTGAATAGTCGTCTACAGTGTAGTTGAACATCAAAAGCGGCTGATCCTCATACTCTCCAAGCCGAAGATCAGATACGGTTGGACCGCTACCCAAGCCTGTCGCATCGAGTGCCGCCCCGCAGCCCGCAAGGGGTGCGAGTATCAGGAGAGTAGAAAAGGCGACCGCGAGTCGTCGAGTATCTGCGTCCGCTTGCATTGATAATCTCAAATGTCCGGACAGTGTCTTGAATCTGTTGAGATAATATCCAAATTGATAATCTCAATCGCCTCTGTACTAGCAATAGGTCCGAAAAGATGTCCCATGTTCGTATCACACAATTTCAAATTTTGGATTGACTTCGGCCAATTCGGACACCACCCGCCCAATCTTTTCGCATCCACTAGCCACGGCTAACATGCAGTGCCCACAGACACTACCGCAAATCAGCTACTCGCTGTCGTCGAGCGCTTCGACTTCGGACGCCGCAAGTGCGACGGTGTGCCGACCGAATGTGTTACCCCACAGGGTTTGTCTGAAACTGGCCACTCGAAGCATATGAAACGGAGGTCCGATGAACGTCGGAAACCCGGCCCCTGTCACGTGCTTCGCCACCGTCACAGTCAGTATAGTTCGTCAAGAAGACGCCATATGGTGAACACAGATCCGGCGACCCTAGCCTTCCTCAGTGGCTTAGTGGTCTTCGCCCTTTGCTTCCTCGTCAACGACACACTGAAGTCTACGAGTTAGGTGTCCGGGCCGGGTTGTTCTCGCAGGACGTTGCCGACCGACTCGAAGAACTCTGGATCGAGAACCGGTCGGAGTCGTACTATCGAACTGGAATCGCTGGCGAGTATCGCGCGCAAACGCTCCTCTCGCTTGCCGGCACGCTCCACGAGGAAGTCGTCGCACTGACGCGGACGCAGGACTGTCTCTGTGACTGACCGAGAAGAACCACTGTGACTGACACACAGCAGGCGTCCGCGAGACGGGGATCAAGGCATCCCGACGAACCAACAAAGACACCCGTGGATTTTAATCCAAATCTGACAGAACTACAAGTGTTGGTGGAGACGTTCGCGGTCACAGTGGCGAGGGTGAGCCGGTTAGGACCACGAGTACGTTCACGCTCGGCATGGCGAATCTGCACTTTCACAACCGAGTCCGATTCCCCGATATCAAATGACAGACGATACCCCAGACGACCCCGACGGCGAAGCACAACGAGCCCAGAAACTCCGAGAGACAGTTGATCCCACCACGGCGACGGACGACGAAATCGAGGCCCTGTGTGCGCTCCTCGACGGCCGCCACGGGCGCTCAGACGCCCACGCAGCCCTGTCGAAGATCTCGTCCCACCCCAACTGCACACGACGTGTCGCAGTGGCCCTCCAGCCGTACCTCGTCCACGAGACCAGACGAACACGGGACGAGGCCCTCGACATGCTGACGTGGATCGCACGGACGGACCCGAATGCGCTCGATACCACTATCGAGTGGCTCCTGGAACACTTGGACACCGAGGACGAGCACATGCGTGACACCTCCGTGACATCCCTCAGGAAACTCGCCGAGGCCGAGCCTGTCCTCCTTCGCCCGCACGTGGACGCTCTCATTGGCTCTCTCGACGACGACGCTGTGCGGGCCAACGCAATCAGCCTGTTGTCGACGATTTCACACGCCTATCCAGAAGCGATTGCTCCTGCCAGAGACGAGTTGATAGCACTGTCTGCGGACGAGACGATCGACGCCAGTGCGATCCCGTCGCCGCTCGGCACCGTCGCATTGGTACGGCCAGATATCATCGATCCTGTCGTCGAGATGCTGCGAGAGGACCTCGCTGCGGCGGAGCGAGATCAAGCGCGGATCGGGATTGGGAGTGCACTCGGCAGGATCGCTGTGGCATATCCCGAGTCGGCCCCGATGGTGGTCGAGGAACTGCTGTCACTCGCCGAGACGGATCCTGACGATCGGTCCCCTGATATCGACCGTAGTGTCGTACTCAGTTTTCTCGGCGGCATCGGGGTCGCACACCCCGAGACGGTCGTTCCCGAACTGGACCGTCTCAGGGCACTCCTTGACGATGACAACCGAATGGTGCGCTCGTCCGCGGTGGAGACTCTCGGAAACATCGCAACCGTTCGGCCTGCTGCAGTCCGGCCGGCTATCGATGACATTGTGGCGAGATTCGACGACACCAGCGAAGATCTGCAGTTCGACGTCGTGACGGCTCTCGGGAAGATCGCAGCAGCTGATCCTGAGATCGCGCCGCGCGTCGTCGCGAAGTTGCACGACTGGTTCGAAGACGACACGGCAGAAGACGAAGCAGTCGGGAGCGACGCGACAGAATACGGGCTGTTCGACTTGACTGGCAGCGTCGAAGACGAGAATGCGGCGACTCACGACGACTTCGAGTGGCAACTCCAGGAGGACATCATCCGTGCCTACGGCCGAATCGGTGCTGCTACTCCCGACGCCCTCGATCCCGTGATGGACGAGATTCGAGCCTGCCTCGCTGACGAGAACCTCTCAGCAGAGGCTGCCGCTGCGCTCGGTGAGATCGGCGGTGTTCGTCCCGAGACAGTGGCTCCCGCTGTTGAGGATCTCCAAGAGTTGCTTGCTGAGGGCCCCTACTGGAACCGGAGAGCGGCCGCCAGCGCGCTCGGAACGATTGGGGCCGCAGCCCCCGAGATGGCCGAACTCGTCGTCGACGATCTGCAGCACCGTCTCGCGGACAGCAACTATCGTGTGCGCGCGGCGGCTGCCGAGGCACTTGGCACGATTGCCACCACGGATTCGGACGTGGCCGCACGCGTCAGCGAGGAGGTACAGCTGCTCCTCGACGACGATGAATGGAAGGTCCGTGC belongs to Halogeometricum borinquense DSM 11551 and includes:
- a CDS encoding sister chromatid cohesion protein PDS5 → MTDDTPDDPDGEAQRAQKLRETVDPTTATDDEIEALCALLDGRHGRSDAHAALSKISSHPNCTRRVAVALQPYLVHETRRTRDEALDMLTWIARTDPNALDTTIEWLLEHLDTEDEHMRDTSVTSLRKLAEAEPVLLRPHVDALIGSLDDDAVRANAISLLSTISHAYPEAIAPARDELIALSADETIDASAIPSPLGTVALVRPDIIDPVVEMLREDLAAAERDQARIGIGSALGRIAVAYPESAPMVVEELLSLAETDPDDRSPDIDRSVVLSFLGGIGVAHPETVVPELDRLRALLDDDNRMVRSSAVETLGNIATVRPAAVRPAIDDIVARFDDTSEDLQFDVVTALGKIAAADPEIAPRVVAKLHDWFEDDTAEDEAVGSDATEYGLFDLTGSVEDENAATHDDFEWQLQEDIIRAYGRIGAATPDALDPVMDEIRACLADENLSAEAAAALGEIGGVRPETVAPAVEDLQELLAEGPYWNRRAAASALGTIGAAAPEMAELVVDDLQHRLADSNYRVRAAAAEALGTIATTDSDVAARVSEEVQLLLDDDEWKVRAAALEALGQMGAADRDTAERVVEDLQTGLRDTDSDVRPSAANALAAIGVSQPVLTATAVEALESRFECDEEYLFVRSSIAEGLQALNTAHSDAVTVSDTELQRVADADVNLVVEESQ